The following DNA comes from Nicotiana sylvestris chromosome 10, ASM39365v2, whole genome shotgun sequence.
ataaaaattattgcacGTTATCCACTAAGACCACTATGATagtgaattttaaataaatctttcatttaaaagtatttatttattaacttttgttatgtctttattatattagtccataatttttttaataattattttcctaaatattattttttcacGTGTACGAGATACAATACCTATTAATTTAATAGCTCAGTATTAGCTAGTAACAGATaaccaaaccccacttgtgggattatactgggtatgttgttgttgttgttgttgtagtagtatTAGCTAGTAACTATTTACATATAATTAGTTATCATGATATAGTATGATGAATTTtgtgtcactttattaacttattgaaacttaaaaataaatgatgTTATAGAGATTCATATTTAAAttgtaaattatatttttatataaattctctttcaaatagaaagcatattaaataaaaggagTATTTTAAAAAAGAATATACCAAATTATAATATCAAAATTCTTTCAGGATTCATTACTCCGTAAGAGATACATATAAGATTTCGCATCgaatacattacttttgatgtttgagttgtaacgagttgcagctaatttgcatattatgatatatgtcatactttttgtattattcatagttgaattataatttataaatatttgtaAACTgattatttgttataattttgtgattttaatgtaatttttataatattttattttatactttcttaaaattcttgaaattagttAAATTTAAAGATCTGTGGGACTTACGCCCCATGTCTCAAGGCTTACGTCTCACCTCATCAGAGGTAAAACGCCTCGCCTCAGGCCCCTGCCTTTTAAAACATTGCTCAATAGAGCTCTTGATGCTTGCCACGTACATAAATAAAATTTAAAGACTAGAGCATTTCACTAAAGCtttcatttaatttttttctcaattttttcttGGATTTTTCTACATCACGATATCgattataaatattttaataattagatttgcTTGTTCAAAATACATAATATATATACAAATTCAAAAATCATAATTTAAAGGCATAAGGAGTAAAATCGATTTATACGATATGCAAGTTTCTATAATATTCTATTGTAAAATAATTTTCTAAAAGACTTGTGtgattttattaaattaaaaaaaaaacacagaAAAATTAAATTTGCTCCATAATCAAGAAGCGGAGGATTTCCATACTTCTTTTCTTAAAGTTATGTTACTTAATTATGGAAAGGATTTATAGATTTTAAATTCCTAAtcgattttaaagtcctaaatataagactttagtttaaataaggaaataccaaattttgatttattttaaagtcttaactattaggaaaataacaaatgactattttgtccagAATAAACTCTACTTTTAAAGGGtgaaaaaggcgaacgatatttcgcttagggccttcgtgctttataTATAGACTAGTTTTAgtgtacgcgcgttgcgcgtgttcCCTATCTTAGTAAGTAATTTTTAGTAAgaaaattaaatatatatttttaaattataaaataaagtGTAAGCTTCCATAGTTAATTAAATACTAATCCTATATAACTAActcaataaagaaaatattttgttcaTAGAAGTTCTCAATCATTATTAATATATTCACTTTAAATTATGttctattttttttagttttatcagTTCAATTTTACCAGTTATTATACTTCCTTTTTAGTTTCAGTAAAAACACATAGCCTTGAAGATTTAAAACTTTTTCTACAAATATTATTCAAAAGCTATTCTTAAGTTCATGCGAGAAGATATAAATATGTTTAATTAGCACTTTTATTAcgattctttaaaaaaaatcatataacataaatttaaaaattaaatcttaTGTCTCAATTTATCTCCTTTCAAAGGTTTCAATATTACCTAAGTAGTAAGGTTTTAGTTGCTGAGATGAAAAAAATATCATAATTTACATAACTTTGTCGAAACGTGCGTAGCAAAGAAAGCATTACTAAAACATAAAAATCTAATAGGATGCACAAATACTATAAAACATTATTGAAATTTAATGCGTGTGCATGTACATATTAatttaaacattttatttttaatatataatctattttaaagttctaaatattTATACTTCCTATATAgtttaaataaaaaaagattcaataagtaaaaatttaattgatttaaAGTCggaaatattagaaaaatatttaaattatattaGTATTCaatgtgaaatttatttttaaagaataaaaaGTCAATCATCATTTTCTGTAGAggtttcgtgcttttataatatagATTAGCTTTTACGGTTTAGTATGATTAAAATATGCatcaaataattattttggtTGCTTAATTGAATATGGATTAATTATATTATATGACTAAAATAAGAATATTTAAAGTGCACATTTAATTGTTCCATGTTAAAACAATTTTAATGTGGATGCTATTGTATTAAAAAACATTAACTTAATATGCGATTTCATGTCCTCATATTTCAATTAAATTAGAATTCAATTCAAAGCACCGTATAAATGTTCTCATCTATTTTCAattagtataatatatatataaggtaaaatatatatgtattttcTTCTTACCTAATTTAATAAGGAAAGATaagttttaattgattttaatatcctaaatattaggaaagcaCTTGAGTTACAATTTTATCCATTATGAAAGGTATTTTAGAAGGATAAAAaagcgaacgatatttcgctaagggtcttcgtgcttttaatatagtttagaTAAGTGACTACCGTATTTTATCATTCTTGCATCTTTGTTTTGTGCAATTGTCCTTTTGGGGATTTGATGTTGCCATTACGCCATAGATTTAAATTTTTTCAttctcgataaatgtttaatacTTCAAGTTAATTCCCACAAGATTTATATCCTTcataataattaaattaaattagagTAATTTTAAGTGTTAGTAACTACTAAAACCTGAATAGAACAAAACAACTTAGGGAATATTATCGAATAATACAAGTTAGGCAATATGGGCCAGCATACTAGAATCGTAAGGTAAAActcaaaaatagctagatttacaagtggtagTTAAAAAATAACTACAGATTCAAAGGTAAttgaaatttagctatttttcatttaaagataaatttgaataaaaacattggtcaaaattcggaaaatattccagcataatatgttggagtgagaattttttacatgtgaacttcGAGCATAACATACTGAAATTTCATAATGTGCTGGAGtttcaacataatatgctggaagttcatacacaggtgctccaatctccggTATATTAAGCTGGACCTTTCCATGTGCTGGatttctagcataatatgctggaagttcatacacagatgctccaatctccagtatattatggtgGAACTTTcagtgttgcagcaaaatagtggctattttcaaTTACCAGTCTGAAAATTGAGTAACCCGTGCTATTTTAAAAGAATCGTATTGTTATCTCATCTTTGTCTAGATTATTAAGATAGTTGAGGTTTCTGGTTATTTTAGTATCTATTTGTACCACTTTGTTTCTAATTAACTGATAATAGGCTTGTAATGTTTTATTACTAATTTGCTTAATGCCGAGAGTTCGAGAACCTCTGTagtatttttccttcttttttttcagcTTAacgtctttctttcttttcttacttCTATTATGTTATTCCCTTTTGCCTGAGTTCGAGGGCAGTGGcggtaaaattattatatatttatgtataaatTTTTTTAAACTAGGTTAAATATTTGATTCCGCCACCCCCCAGTTGCAGACTAAACAAAGGTGTCATGACAGGTGGACCTTTTGGAAAGTTTTTCTCGTGTGTAAAATTCGAGTTCAAATTTATCTTGAACCTTATCTGACTTTCCCTTTTCGTGTGCTTTTTATTTCCTTTGTCCCAATCATttttcttgttggctgcctcttaATTTCCTATTtttcgttcttttttttttctccctatattttattattttatctgTGATCTTTAACAAGAACACTCAAAAAAGAGCCtccaaaaattaaaatttcataaaataaGCATTTCTCTTAATCTCAAATCATTtaatcttttcttttcaaaataaaaaaaaacttgggTCTTGATTGGAATTTTGGATTGagatcaaatttaatttttataaattttttaattataaCATAAAATTTTGTGTTATTCTATAATTGTTAAATACAACTTAAATCTCTTTACTATTAAATTATGATGAATATTTTGCAAGTATTGCCTAGAAAAATATGAGAtttatcattttaatttttgGTATCTTGTAGTTTATCTAATTCTGCATCTATTGGAgagatatttttttttatttttcttattctgaTTGGTGAAATTCCCTTTTGAAGATGTTATTTTACTTGTTCAAATTTATTTTTGGCATACAAAAAGATATAGTTCCCtagtaaaaatatttaattttacttGTATTGTTAATAATAAATGTgtgatttcttttttaaaatgCTAATCACATTTGCTTCTTGATGTCCGATGTAATTTCATATAACAACAAAATATCATGTGAAATCTCACAAGTAGCGTAGGAGATAGAGATATAATTTTCATATTTAAAAAGTTCCTATTAAATTGCccgaataaaataaaaaaaatgaaccGAACAAGTGTTCCGAACAAGCTCTATATTAATTATTACAAAGCCTACATTAAAGAAAATTATGATGGCACCCGCCACCttcaaatcctagatccgcctctgtcTGAAGGTCTATTGAAAACGGCCACTCTACCTCCACAAAgataagggtaaggtctgcgtacacactacccttcccagacttCTCTTCActatgtgggattatactgggtatgtCATTGTATTATGTTATTCCCTTTTCAAGGAGTCAAAAATATATACCCGATAGTGTAAATTACTTTGTCagatcacccaaaacatatcTACAAGTAAAAGTGAAATTTATAATCTTGAAATTAAGTAACGATACTCGTTACAAGTAGAGGTGACCTGATTGTGTAAAAAAATTACACTATTAAGTATTAGTTTAACTCTTTGAAAATATGTGTATTGTATTCAACATCAGATATCAAGGTGCAATTTTTATATGCACATACAGGAAGTACAATAAGGCCCAAAAAAATGCCTCCCCAGGAGCATTAGCAAAATGGCATGTTGATCTTATACCATAGTTTCAACTTCTATCAAACTTCTAGAATATCTATTGGAAAGAATATTTAATCAAAGCAACCCCATAAGTATAACAAAACTTGCCAACAGTCATCCCCCTTCTTTAAACAAAACTCAAtgggaaatagaaagaattaaTCTGCCTTTCTTGCCCCAAAACACAGATCAGTCTGATCCATGAACACTAGTCCATTCCGATCGAAGGGTACCATAAGCAAAATACTAGCATGGGGCTTATGAACTAAAAATTGTCTATAGGAGCAATGATGCATAGTTTTACATTGGGAAGAAGAATCAGTTTCTGTTTTGTAGGCTCTTAAACAAAAAGAATCCCAATCCACCAACTGCTAAGGTCACAATCAGAGGTACTCTAATCGAATCAATATCGGTAATATCTCTTCTCTTGCTTTTTCTTGCTTGCCGTGATTGTTCTCCTAGCCTGTCGCGAAGAAGATTGCTAAGATTGTCCAACTGATGAATAATTTGACGTTGTCCACGTGCAACATTAGATAGCTATGCATCACAAAGAGAATGTAAGAAATCCTCGCATACTTCAGGAACAATAATTTAGTTATCTAATAAAAGACTATCCGCATAACAGGACCTAAGTGCACCGACCCTGCCTTTTAAGTAACAAAAGACAGAGCAAATTGACCACTTTGACAAGTCAAATTGCAACATTCACATGTTCATTAGAGTAAAAGAAGATGATTAACCATAGTTTGCATGGAAAAAGCCTAGTGAAAAATGTACCTCTTCCATCAGTGTGGACTCCTTTGGAATTAGCAAAGAAGATGATGAGGAATTTGGCATAATGGATCCTGTCAAGGAACCATTTTCTAAACCAGAAATGAAGTAAGAAGTTGGGCCGGATCCATTACAAGCTTCAGTTTGCAAAGCCAGATTTTGAGTGCTCGGAGAAGCTCTTTTGCTGCTTAACTTGGAATTAAGTTCTTCCATTCTAGATGTAAAGTCATCCATCCGATCATTCAAGGTAGAAATTTGTTCCGATAAATGTGTAACAGCTCCCTTATGAAACAAGGACAATACAGGAAGGGTAAATCTCTAGAAGTGTCACGAAAGAAGTGATGCACGCCAAGAAAGCAATAGTAGTATAGTGAAAAGAACGTGAAAATATTTCATTGTTGCTAAATGCAAAACCTGGTTTGCTAATGTTGTTGCTGAATCAGTGTTTCTGTCATCAAACCTTCGACTATCAGTATCTATCTTCAATAGATTTTTCTCCCTGTGATTTGCGTATGAATGTGACAATCCACTGcaaaataaataagtaaataacCAGATCAATGACAAATGAACTTGACATCAAAACTTTTCGTCATCGACGGGTTTCATTCCAATAAGGATGGAGATCCATGCAAGTTTCTGAAACGCTTCACATTTAAGACTAATGCTCTTAAATTCCTATCTTGGACATACACACCCAACCATGCCAAGGTCTAAAACAGTTCAGGATTGAACAGACACCAACAAGCAAACGAGAACAACACTTTAATATTTCCATGTTTCACAACTCAACCATTCATAGCATTCAGCAGTATGCCCTTGCATCGTTTACCTCAACTTTAACATATTTCACAATGCAAATAGCTTTTGTGGATATCATACAGCTTATATTTTGAAGTTGTTAACTGTGCTCTAACAGGGAAATTATCTGAGTCACAAAAATGCATAAATGCGTAGAAGCAAACTTGAACGTGCAAGGGCAGGATAAGGCGCCTAGATCAGCAACAGCAGAATATAGCCACTTTCATATAACCAACCATTGAGGATTTTGTAGGATGTCATAAGAGATACAGGGTGCATGAGAAGTCCTGGCGACAAATCATTAAAACACGCAGAACAATGATACCGCTATGGTGGCATGCAAATTGCTAATGACTAAGAAAACACTGAATCTGCTCAGCTGTTCACTAGAAGGATTTCGTTTCTCGGCAGGACACCTAGCCAAGTCACAGCATTTCCTAGAATATAGAATGCATAGAATGACTTGCTTATGTACAAACCGATAAGGAGTTGAAGACCTAATCAAGCGAATTAATATCTGCGAGCGATCTATTCAACCTACACATCAAACAGAATGACACATAGGCACATAACACGTAAGCTCATGACTATCAGAACATGCATGAATATGAATATGGTGAGACTTTATCTTCTTTCTTTAGCTCTCTCATCCAGTAACTCCTGCAGCCACATTAGTAGGTCCAAACCACAGGTTGCAAATCTTCCAGATGATTGGTAAAGTGTGCAAATTAGAGCTGAAGAAGCTCCTCTCAGTATTTACCTACAAAACTCTCTCTTCCACCAATCGCGCTGCCACACCCTCCCTCTCCTTTTCCCTCTTTTATTAGGAGAGGACAGTTGTCATCTATTTGCTGGAAGAAGTTAAAAGGGTTGCTTAACCAAAGCAGCCTTCTATTAACGGTATTGAGCCACAAGCAATTACTGGGATGGTGAGACATTATTCAGCTTATTGATGAAATCCGCTGTTTTTCacactttttttattcttttgtaaTAAGCGATTAGCCATTATCTAATGCAATGTAGTCGATAAGGAAATATGGGATAGATGTGTACCCTCTGAAATTCTTATTTCTCCATGCTACTCTCTCTGCTGAGGCTCGAGAGAGAGCTTCTTTAGGGCTGGAGACAAGATCTTCATCTAAGCTAAGCTTTGTTTTCAAATCATCTGGTAGTGCCTGCGATATTATATCTGTGCTAATAAAGTGACAGAAAGCCGTAAAAGCACATTAAGAAAAGATATAGGAAGCTAAGCATACCATAACTTCATTCACAAGCTTCTCTAGCTGTATTTGCTCAATATATGTTCGTGGAGTGTATGAACCCTCCAGTCCCAGTTGATCAGCAACAGATTTTACAATAACACGATCTCTTCCTTGCACCTTTGCAAAGTTGAGAAAATATCTAGCATATTAGAAGATTTTAGCATTGTATATTAGCAAGGAGGAGAGAATAGAACAAGTCTACTACCTGAACATAATGGCGGTTCAGTTGTTCTAGCCAATCAATTTTCACGCAGACCTTTTCATCAGAAAATACGTGACTGCTTCTTTTGAGTATTGCCGCAATTGTGTATCCCAAAGCCATCAATCCACCAAGAAGCTTCACACTGACCTCAAAACTGATTCTTGGGGATATAACAAATGGAGAATCGGTGACCCACTCCTACAATTCAAAATCAGTTAAAGTTGCAACCATCAAATCGCCAGTAGACCAGCTTTTCACAAGTATAAATAATTCTTGGCAAATTTAGTTGGTCAAGAAAAGCTGATATACCCAAGCACCACCAAGTAATCATAAAGTAAATATAACCATGGAGTAGAAATTACTACAATTAACCAATACATCCTCGAGTCTCTCAATAAAGGATATAATCCAAAGAATGAATAAGGAAGGCTATAGCATAAAATGTATTGTTGGACAATTGTGCCAATCAATCCCATGGTATTGCATTCTATATTGGCATACAACAGTTGCAACATAAAATGAGCAAGGAAGTCTTTGACACTATTTTTCTTCTTAAGTTATTTGACGAAATAACTCTAAAGCGCTAGGTCATTGACATCAGCTACAGGAAACAGAGGGTTAAGAATGCAAAAAGTAACTTGGAATTTTCTTAGCCCCTGATACTATCTCAAAATAGAGAATGCAGGTAAAAGGACAGGAAAATGTTGTTTCCCAAAAGCTTGTACATTATTCAAGTGTTTCAGGAAAGTGAATAGTACTACACACACGACTATCGAAAATTAATTAGGAGAATAACAGATTGTCATCAGTAGCCTACATAGTAAAGCCAAAAGGGCCTAGCAAACAAAAGTACTTTGTAGCAATTGGTCAGTATTTTGTCAAAAGCACTGATCACTATAACAAAAGAGACAAACCTCAAACATGAGACTGTATTTTCCATCTTTATTTCGCATCCTCAGATATGATTGGCAAGTCTCTGGATCTTCACCAGGTGGCAGAAGGTATATGTCGTAAGTTTCCTCCGTACTTTCAGTGTGTTCTTCAGATAGGGCAGACTTGATTTGATCTACATTCACATTCCTAGAAGACTAAAGGTACAAGAGATTAGATAAGCCCTTTTATgtctttataattttaattacgTCATGCGTTTCTTTTTGTTGAGAAAGGTAACAAATAGCCATTTATTTCTGATCGCTATAGTTTTCCATGTCAGGAAATCAGAAGTGCTTTTTACTTTTAATATCCTTACCTTTAGAATGTACGTAGGACTCTGAAATCCAGTAAACGGATTAAATTTGTTGATAATTTTTATATGTGCAGTCTTGAGATCAGGTTCAATAAAAGCCTTGTACATTGGATAAACCTGCACCAGACATTATGGCCCAGAGGGTGAGGACAGAAAGTTTCAAGCCCTTTTTTGACCAAAAATCATAGATGAAACAGACCGTTTCAGATATTTGATGGATTATCTCTGACGGCTCCTGCCCGGCACGTTGTATATCACGTAAAACCCTTTTTACAAGATCAAAGTGAACTCCACCTGTCACAGATACGCGAAGGTCCAACAAAGGACGCAACTTTTCACTCAAGGCATAGATACCCTCAATAATCAAAATGCGGGAGCTAGGTACTTCAAGAGTCCTGCAGTACAGCTAATGGCATAAGTTCCAATCATACTATATGTAACAGATAAACCTTGGatacttaaaagaaaacaaaaaaggtGTGTTCCCAACTTTGAACAAGAAAGGCTTATTATTCAATAGACATATGACAAGAAAAACCAACCACAGTAAAGAACTTGTCAGAGAGGATAAATCAGCCAAGAGAAGGGGGTCAAAGACAAACGTAAACTAAAGCCTTGACCAAGAAAAGAAGAGTAATGTGGGGCCTCATTTCAAAGAATAAAGATAACTATGTAATGACTGAACTCCAACTATGTTATGAAAAATCAGCAACCCTGATGCCAATTAAGTAGCATTCACGAGTCAAGGAACAAGCACCTTCTGAGTAGACCACAGAGACAAAAAACAAGCAAAACTAAACTAGTTGATAGCATAAAACACCACAAAGATGAACAATGGACTTAGTTGTATAAAATTTGGGTTGTCAATCTATAGTTAATTTTCTGTTTGAATCAGGTCAATGAAGAGTCTAGGTACCATAGTTCCAAAGATGTCATTATTGTTTTAGCCATGTAATATAACCCACCCAAAAAAATCATATATGGATCTGCAAACAGCCGAAAGCTTGGAGGTACACTTCCCTTTTAAGCATTCAAACATAATATTTTCGCAGACTAAGAACAGGTAAACACAATTTTAATAGTCGCTTGAATGCATAATGACATCATGCAGATAAAAAGCATAGCATACTACATGAATTAGAAGTAAGGAGCTGAACCTGTAGCCTACACGAGAGCTAGATTTGAAATCATATATTGGAACCTCAGCCGGCTTCCCAGCCTTTAGATCATTGATGTTTTTAAGCAGCGTATCGTAGTCCGTTAGTCGTGGATCTGTTTCAGAAACATATTTAGACCTGGTAAAGTACAAATGATCTAGTCTTAAGTTAATCTAGAAGTCTAGTGACACCGATATCAGGGAAAAACAATAGAGAGAAATCAGCTGAAGAGGAGATTAGATCTAAAGCCCAGACTCTTTCACTGAATGTTATCGTCTATTAAACATATATGTTTCCCtactagaattttttttttttttaaaaaaaaaaagagaatacatTCTTACCATCAAAGTTGCCATCAACTATTCGACTAGCGTCATTGTAGTTATCCATAGAGATAACTGCAACACTTGGCATGAAGCTGAGTATTTTCTCAGTAAATACAGTCTTTCCAGCTCCGGAGGGACCAGCTACTCCAATTATTATCAATCCTTCATTCTTTTGAACCAACAATTGGCATGCACGGATTACAACAAAGAATCCTTTCTCAAATGACAAATTATCAGGTATCGAGACAATCTCATATCGATCACAATTCTTTCTCTTAACTAGTCGAACCTGGTCCTTTAAGAGACCAGCTCTTCGATGATTTGATTCAGCATTGCCATTATCTTTAGCCATTTTAACTCAAAACAACACAGAATTATCCTCTGAAATTACAAAACAACCCATATAAAGATCAGAATGAAAATTTAAAGATCAAGTATAAAAATATAAGCCAAAATGATGCAGTTAGTAATCATAGACCTGTTAAAATTTCTTATCTAATAGTAATTAACGTGCTGAAGATAAAGCACTGGAAGCATTATGCTGTAGCACATAATCACTGTTAACCCTATTACCCTACAGAATCTCTTGCAATAAAAGCTGACCTGATTTTTCAAATTCTTATGGTTTGCTTAAATGATAAGTCAAGCATAATTCTCTCATTAACTACATATTGGAATCACAAAAAAATAGTCATCACGTTCTTATAACCACAGCAACTTCAGTCATGACTTGTATAAATTTATCTGGTAGGATCTCCGACAACTTAGTTGCATCACAGAGACTGCATAGGCAGAGAAGAGAAACTATAGTGTATGTGTATAGCTGCGATAGCAGAAATCAACCTCGCCTTTGCAGTAGAGTATCGGGAAAAATGATTAAAGGACCATCATTGCGAACGAACATTTAAGTACAAAGATTGTTATCAATTATCATCCATGATTGAAAATACAGCCCATTATCCTATGACCCAAAAACATATCCCTGGGACTGAGGTCAACTGTTACTAAAATCGGGAGGCTTCGCAGAACATTCACTTCCTAACTAACAGATATCTATTATGAATACATCAATTGTTGGCTTTAATGCAGACAGCATCAGCTTTTTGCATGTATATGAACAGGGGCGGAGCTAGTTCTTTGGCTACGGGTTCTGTAGAACAAAATAGCTTTGGTCCAAACcctgtatttgtcttaaaaaatcTATTGAAtagtacaaattattaatttaga
Coding sequences within:
- the LOC104223928 gene encoding inorganic pyrophosphatase TTM2-like translates to MAKDNGNAESNHRRAGLLKDQVRLVKRKNCDRYEIVSIPDNLSFEKGFFVVIRACQLLVQKNEGLIIIGVAGPSGAGKTVFTEKILSFMPSVAVISMDNYNDASRIVDGNFDDPRLTDYDTLLKNINDLKAGKPAEVPIYDFKSSSRVGYRTLEVPSSRILIIEGIYALSEKLRPLLDLRVSVTGGVHFDLVKRVLRDIQRAGQEPSEIIHQISETVYPMYKAFIEPDLKTAHIKIINKFNPFTGFQSPTYILKSSRNVNVDQIKSALSEEHTESTEETYDIYLLPPGEDPETCQSYLRMRNKDGKYSLMFEEWVTDSPFVISPRISFEVSVKLLGGLMALGYTIAAILKRSSHVFSDEKVCVKIDWLEQLNRHYVQVQGRDRVIVKSVADQLGLEGSYTPRTYIEQIQLEKLVNEVMALPDDLKTKLSLDEDLVSSPKEALSRASAERVAWRNKNFRGGLSHSYANHREKNLLKIDTDSRRFDDRNTDSATTLANQGAVTHLSEQISTLNDRMDDFTSRMEELNSKLSSKRASPSTQNLALQTEACNGSGPTSYFISGLENGSLTGSIMPNSSSSSLLIPKESTLMEELSNVARGQRQIIHQLDNLSNLLRDRLGEQSRQARKSKRRDITDIDSIRVPLIVTLAVGGLGFFLFKSLQNRN